The sequence below is a genomic window from Ciceribacter thiooxidans.
CCCGATGAGACGTTCCATGCCGGCCCTTCTGGTCGCCCTTGCCCTCGCCGTGCCTGCAATGGCCGGAGAGGTTCGGGATTTCGAGGCCAGACTGCGGACAGCCTACGGCGATTACAGGGCGGCGCTCTTCGCGACCAACACGGGCGGAAACGCGGAATCAGCCGGTGCGCTCGATCGCTTCACCAAGGCCTGGTCGGAGCTTTCCGCACTGCCGGCGCCACCGCAATACGTCGACGATCCGGCATTTCCCGACACGATGAAGAAGGTGGCGGCAATCGCCGAGAACGCCTCGGCCAAGGTCGCCGGCGGCGACCTTGCAAAGGCACACGATACGCTGGAAGGCATCCGCGACCAGATCGGCGACCTGCATCTTCGCAACGACATCTACAGCTTCTCGGACCGCATGAACGCCTATCACGCGCGCATGGAAAAGGTCCTCGGCATGGATGCCGCCGACACCATCGCGGTGCGTGAGGAAGCCGCCGTGCTGGAATACCTCCTCTCCGACATCAAGGCGCATCCGCCGAGGGACGCCGACGGCAACTTCGAGGCCCTGCTCGGCGCCGTCGAAACCAGCGTCGCCAAGCTTCGCGGCGCGGCGACGAACAACGATGCCGCGGCGACCAAGGCCGCGATCGGCGGGCTGAAGGCCCCCTATTCGAAGTTCTTCCTCACCTTCGGCTGAAAGCGCGCGCCGCTCCTTCGCGCGAACTGGACAAAATAATTGACCAATCCTTCGGGTGCTTGCTACACATGCGCCCGAAGGAGAATGCCGTGACCGAGACGGATGCCGACAGGGATCGGGGGCTTTTCACCCAGATCAGCCATAGCCGCACGGCCGACGAGGTGGTGCAGCAGATCGAGCAGCTGATCCTCGACGGCGTGCTGCGCGACGGCGATCGGCTGCCCGGCGAGCGCGACATGGCGCAGGCCTTCGACGTCTCGCGTCCCATTCTCCGCGAAGCCCTGAAGGAGCTGGAGACACGCGGCCTGCTCGTCAGCCAGCACGGCGGCGGCACCTTCGTCGCCGACATCATTGGCCAGGTGTTCTCGAAACCGGTGACAGAACTCATCTCGCGCCATCAGCGCGCCTCCCGGGACTATCTCGAATACCGTCGCGAACTCGAAGGCCTCACAGCTGAGCTTGCCGCGCGGCGCGCGACCGAAACCGACAAGGCGCTTCTCGCCCGCATCATCGCGGACATGCGGCGGGCGCACGAGAGCGGCTCGGCCGAAGGCGAGCTCGCGGCCGACATCGAATTCCACAACGCGATCGGCGAGGCCGCCCACAACGTCATCCTGCTGCACACGATGCGCGCCTGCTACCGCCTGCTCTCGCAGGGCATCTTCTTCAACAGGAAAGCGGTGTTCGCGCTCGAGGATGCCGGCGAGCGGCTGTTGCAGCAGCATGTCGCCATCTACGAGGCGATCGTCGCCGGCGACGGCGAGCGCGCCAAGCAGGCGGCCCAGGGCCATATCGATTTCGTGATGCAGGCCGTTGAGGATGCAAGCCGCGCCGACGAACGCGGCCGTGTCGCACGCCTGCGGCTCCTGAGCCGCGCGGCACAGCCGGTTTCCGGCCGTGCTTCGAAACAGACGACAACCGAAGGAACGGATCTCTCCAAATGACCCCAGAACTGCAGCAAGCGCGGCCGCGCGTCGGCCTCTTCGCAACCTGTCTCGTCGATCTGTTCCGACCGAGCGTGGGATTTGCCGCCGCCAAGCTGATCGAGGATGCCGGCTGTGAGGTGCATGTTCCGATGGCACAGACCTGCTGCGGGCAGCCGGCCTACAATTCCGGAGACAAGGCCGATACGCGCGCACTTGCCAAACAGGTAATCGAGCTCTTCGAAGGGTTCGACTACGTCGTCGCGCCCTCCGGCTCCTGCGGCGCCATGCTGAAGAAGCACTATCCCGAACTCTTCAAGGATGACCCCGCCTGGGAGGCGCGCAGCCTCGCCTTCGCCGAAAAGGTCCATGAACTCGTCTCCTTCCTCACCGACGTGATGTTCGTGCCGAAGGTCGACGCGACTTTCGAGGGCAGCGTCACCTATCACGACAGCTGTTCGGGCTTGCGGGAACTCGGCATCAGCAAGCAGCCGCGCAAGCTTCTTGCCGGCGTCGAGGGGCTGGAACTCAAGGAAATGGCCGACAGCGACGTCTGCTGCGGTTTCGGCGGCACCTTCTGCATCAAGTATTCCGACATTTCCGGCAAGATCGTCGGCAAGAAGACGGAAAACATCGAAGCCGCCGGGGCCGACGTCCTGCTCGCCGGAGATATGGGGTGCCTGATGAACATGGCCGGCAAACTGCGGCGGGAGGGTTCGAAGGTCGAGGTCCGTCACGTGGCGGAAGTTCTCGCCGGCATGACGGACACGGCGCCGATCGCCGGCTCAGGCAAGTGAGGGAGGGGTCGATGCAGTTCACCGCTCCGCAGTTCAAGGAAAACAGCGCCGCCGCCCTTCACGATCCGCAGCTCCAGAAGGCGCTTAAGAATGTCGAGACCGGCTTCATCGCCAAGCGCGCGACGGCCGCCGCGGCACTTCCCGAGTTCGACCTCCTGCGCGACAACGCCCGGGACATCAAGAACCATACGCTCGCCCATCTCGACCTCTATCTCGAAGCCTACGAGGCGAAGGTGAAGGCGGCCGGCGGCCATGTTCACTGGGCCGAGAGCGCGGAAGACGCCCGCCGGATCATCCTCGACATCTGCCGCAAGGTGAACGCGAAGACGGTCACCAAGGGCAAATCGATGATCACCGAGGAGATCAACCTCAACGAATTCCTCGAAACCCAGGGCGTCGAGCCGGTCGAGACCGACCTCGGCGAATACATCATCCAGCTGCGGGGCGAGCATCCGAGCCACATCATCGCCCCGGCCGTGCACCTCAATAAGGACCAGGTGGAGGCCGATTTCCGCCGGGTCCACACCCACCTTCCGGCCGATCGCGACCTGACCGCACCGGAAACGCTGCTCTCCGAGGCGCGCGAGGTGCTGCGCAAGCGCTATTTCCAGGCGGATGTCGGCATCACCGGCGCCAATTTCCTGGTCGCCGAGACCGGTACTTCGGTCATCGTCACCAACGAGGGCAACGGCGACCTCACCCAGACGCTCGGCAAGGTGCATGTCGTCGTCGCCTCGCTGGAAAAGATCGTGCCGACGCTGGAGGACTGCGCGCAGATCCTCCGGCTGCTCGCCCGCTCTGCGACGGGCCAGGACATGTCGGTCTACACCACGTTCTCAACCGGCCCCCGCCGTCCGGAAGATCCCGACGGCCCGGAGGAATACCATGTCGTCCTGCTCGACAACGGCCGCTCGGCGATGCTCGGAACCGAGTTCGAGGAGATGCTGCGCTGTATCCGTTGCGGCGCCTGCATGAACCATTGTCCGGTCTACCATGCGGTCGGCGGCCACGCCTACGGCTCGGTCTATCCCGGCCCGATGGGTGCGGTCCTCACGCCGTCGCTTTTCGGCATCGACCAGTCCGGTCACCTGCCGAACGCCTCCACCTTCTGCGGACGCTGCGAGAGCGTCTGCCCGATGCGCATCCCGCTGCCGAAGATGATGCGGCACTGGCGCGAGCGGGAGTTCGAGCGACATCTCGCCCCGGCGACGAGCCGCTACGGGCTCGGCGTCTGGGCCTTCTTCGCCAAGCGGCCGGCGCTCTACCGGCTGGCGGCGTCACTCGGCGCCCGGACGCTCGCGATGCTCGGCGGCGACAAGCGGAGGATCGGCGCGCTGCCGCTCGCCTCCGGCTGGACCAAATATCGCGACCTGCCCGCACCGGAAGGCCGGACCTTCCTTCAGCAATGGGCAGATCGCCAGGCAAACAGGCGGGAGGCGTGAGCGTCATGGACGGAAAGTCGGCAATTCTCAAGAAGATCCGCACCTCGCTGAAGGCCTCGCCGGACGACGGCACACGCCGCACCGCCGTCACCTCGCGCCTCGCCGAGACGCCGCGCGGCATCATTCCTGCCCGCGGCCAGTTGCCGGGCCCGGCACGGGTCGATCTCTTCGTCGCGATGGCGGAAAAATACAGTGCGACTACGACACGCATCGCCGATCTCTCGGCGCTGCCGACGGCGGTCGCGGACTATCTGAAAGGCCGCAACCTTCCGGCCGCCGTGCGGATCGGCAATGATCCACGGCTTGCGGTCGCGCCCTGGGGCGAGGAGCGGACGCTCGAAATCCGTCACGGCGCCTCCGACGGCCACGACCTTGCCGCCGTCAGCCATGCCTTCGGCGCAATCGCCGAGACGGGAACGCTCGCGCTTCTCTCGGGTCCGGATAATCCGGTGACACTGACCTTCCTGCCGGAACACCATATCGTCGTCCTTGATGCACGCGACATCGCCGGCGACATGGAAGCGGTGTGGTCGAGGCTTCGCGCGGTGAACGGCAAGGCCGTCATGCCACGCACGGTGAACCTGGTTACCGGTCCCTCGCGCTCCGCCGACATCGAGCAGACGCTGCTGCTCGGCGCCCACGGGCCACGCGCACTGCACATCATCGTCGTCGGCGAACCTTCGACATGAAGCGGATGGCCCGCGGGCCATTCGTCCTTGCCGTCACCGGCGAAAAATAGAAATTTCGTTCTCATACAGGAACAAAGTCCGCCTTTTGGCATTAGAAACTTGCCTTTTATGAACCAAATTTCTACTGTTGCGGGATGACAAATACAATCAACGGATTAAACGAAACGCCGCGGATCGCGCTCGTCTCGACCCACGGCTATGTCGCCGCCCATCCGCCGCTCGGCGCCGCCGATACCGGCGGACAGGTGGTCTATGTCCTCGAACTGGCCAAGAAGCTCGGGCAGCTGGGTCATAAGGTCGATATCTATACGCGGCTCTTCGAAGACCAGCCGCAGATCGACACCGTCGACGAGAATGTGCGGGTCATCCGTATTCCGTGCGGCGGACCGGACTTCATCCCGAAGGAGTACCTGCACCGGTACCTGACGGAGTGGAGTGAAAAGGCCCTGCGTTTCATGAAGAACGAGAATCTCTCGTATCTCTTCGTCAACAGCCATTACTGGGACGGCGGCGTCGCCGGCCAGCGACTTTCCGAGGCGCTGTCGATCCCGCATATCCACACGCCGCACTCGCTCGGCATCTGGAAGAAGCGCCAGATGGAGACCGATTATCCGGAGCGCGCCGACAAGTTCGAGGAAGAATTCAACTTTCGTGAACGCATCCAGCACGAACTCATCGTCTACCGCAGCTGCCAGCTGGTGGTCGCCACGACACCGATCCAGCTCGACATGCTGATCGAGGATTATGGGCTCTCGCGCAATCGCGTCCACATGATCCCGCCCGGCTACGACGACAACCGCTTCTTCCCGGTCTCGCAGGCGTCGCGCCAGATGATCCGCCAGCGGCTC
It includes:
- a CDS encoding FadR/GntR family transcriptional regulator, which gives rise to MTETDADRDRGLFTQISHSRTADEVVQQIEQLILDGVLRDGDRLPGERDMAQAFDVSRPILREALKELETRGLLVSQHGGGTFVADIIGQVFSKPVTELISRHQRASRDYLEYRRELEGLTAELAARRATETDKALLARIIADMRRAHESGSAEGELAADIEFHNAIGEAAHNVILLHTMRACYRLLSQGIFFNRKAVFALEDAGERLLQQHVAIYEAIVAGDGERAKQAAQGHIDFVMQAVEDASRADERGRVARLRLLSRAAQPVSGRASKQTTTEGTDLSK
- a CDS encoding glycosyltransferase family 4 protein, whose amino-acid sequence is MTNTINGLNETPRIALVSTHGYVAAHPPLGAADTGGQVVYVLELAKKLGQLGHKVDIYTRLFEDQPQIDTVDENVRVIRIPCGGPDFIPKEYLHRYLTEWSEKALRFMKNENLSYLFVNSHYWDGGVAGQRLSEALSIPHIHTPHSLGIWKKRQMETDYPERADKFEEEFNFRERIQHELIVYRSCQLVVATTPIQLDMLIEDYGLSRNRVHMIPPGYDDNRFFPVSQASRQMIRQRLGLSGRVVLALGRLATNKGYDLLIDGFSVLASRIPDARLRLALGGENLDPQESTLLRQLHEQVEALGLSDRVDFSGFVPDEELPDYYRAADLFVLSSRYEPFGMTAIEAMASGTPTVVTIHGGLFRAVSYGRHALFADPFDKEDLGITMMKPLKHPRLYDRLSRMGAHKARSLFTWTGIAQQLVALVEGRPVAKALDDADWDEPWNDGD
- a CDS encoding LutB/LldF family L-lactate oxidation iron-sulfur protein; this translates as MQFTAPQFKENSAAALHDPQLQKALKNVETGFIAKRATAAAALPEFDLLRDNARDIKNHTLAHLDLYLEAYEAKVKAAGGHVHWAESAEDARRIILDICRKVNAKTVTKGKSMITEEINLNEFLETQGVEPVETDLGEYIIQLRGEHPSHIIAPAVHLNKDQVEADFRRVHTHLPADRDLTAPETLLSEAREVLRKRYFQADVGITGANFLVAETGTSVIVTNEGNGDLTQTLGKVHVVVASLEKIVPTLEDCAQILRLLARSATGQDMSVYTTFSTGPRRPEDPDGPEEYHVVLLDNGRSAMLGTEFEEMLRCIRCGACMNHCPVYHAVGGHAYGSVYPGPMGAVLTPSLFGIDQSGHLPNASTFCGRCESVCPMRIPLPKMMRHWREREFERHLAPATSRYGLGVWAFFAKRPALYRLAASLGARTLAMLGGDKRRIGALPLASGWTKYRDLPAPEGRTFLQQWADRQANRREA
- a CDS encoding (Fe-S)-binding protein — encoded protein: MTPELQQARPRVGLFATCLVDLFRPSVGFAAAKLIEDAGCEVHVPMAQTCCGQPAYNSGDKADTRALAKQVIELFEGFDYVVAPSGSCGAMLKKHYPELFKDDPAWEARSLAFAEKVHELVSFLTDVMFVPKVDATFEGSVTYHDSCSGLRELGISKQPRKLLAGVEGLELKEMADSDVCCGFGGTFCIKYSDISGKIVGKKTENIEAAGADVLLAGDMGCLMNMAGKLRREGSKVEVRHVAEVLAGMTDTAPIAGSGK
- a CDS encoding LutC/YkgG family protein; the encoded protein is MDGKSAILKKIRTSLKASPDDGTRRTAVTSRLAETPRGIIPARGQLPGPARVDLFVAMAEKYSATTTRIADLSALPTAVADYLKGRNLPAAVRIGNDPRLAVAPWGEERTLEIRHGASDGHDLAAVSHAFGAIAETGTLALLSGPDNPVTLTFLPEHHIVVLDARDIAGDMEAVWSRLRAVNGKAVMPRTVNLVTGPSRSADIEQTLLLGAHGPRALHIIVVGEPST